The Fortiea contorta PCC 7126 genome has a segment encoding these proteins:
- the rimM gene encoding ribosome maturation factor RimM (Essential for efficient processing of 16S rRNA), translating into MTNNQSQMPKDQLDDWLEIGKIVSAQGLSGEVRVYPDSDFPERFEVPGKRWLLRPGATEPEPIELISGRYLDGKNLYVLKLAGVSDRTEAESLRGSKLMVAASDRPQLAEGEYYIPDLIGLQVYLQASGELVGTVVDVFPAGHDLLEVELESAFAGDKKQKTVLIPFVEAIAPVVDLQNRRVEIAPPPGLLEIND; encoded by the coding sequence ATAACAAATAATCAATCACAAATGCCCAAAGACCAATTAGATGACTGGCTAGAAATCGGTAAAATTGTCTCAGCGCAAGGATTATCTGGAGAAGTGCGAGTTTATCCAGACTCGGATTTTCCAGAACGATTTGAGGTTCCCGGAAAGCGCTGGTTGTTGCGTCCTGGTGCGACGGAACCCGAACCAATCGAATTAATCAGCGGTCGTTATCTTGACGGCAAAAACTTGTATGTGCTTAAACTAGCGGGTGTGAGCGATCGCACTGAAGCTGAAAGTCTGCGCGGCTCTAAGTTAATGGTAGCAGCCAGCGATCGCCCTCAATTAGCCGAGGGTGAATATTATATCCCAGATTTAATCGGTTTGCAAGTCTATCTGCAAGCATCAGGCGAACTCGTGGGTACGGTGGTAGATGTGTTTCCCGCAGGTCATGATTTACTGGAAGTGGAATTAGAGTCGGCGTTTGCTGGCGACAAAAAACAAAAAACAGTTTTGATTCCCTTTGTAGAAGCGATCGCACCTGTAGTAGATTTACAAAATCGGCGTGTGGAAATTGCGCCACCACCAGGGTTATTAGAAATTAATGATTAG
- a CDS encoding phosphoketolase family protein yields MTITATPQTKPLTDEELYQINAYWRAANYLSVGQIYLLDNPLLKEPLKIEHIKPRLLGHWGTTPGLNLIYVHLNRVIKKYDLNTIYIAGPGHGGPGLVANTYLEGTYSEYYPNISQDTEGMGKLFKQFSFPGGIPSHAAPETPGSIHEGGELGYALVHAYGAAFDNPDLIVAAVVGDGEAETGALAASWHSNKFLNPVHDGAVLPILHLNGYKIANPTLLSRLSHEELESLFVGYGYKPYFVEGSDPADVHQQLAAVLDTVIVEIQGIQREARVHGFTARPRWPMIVLRTPKGWTGPKEVDGKKTEDYWRSHQVPFGNISGQPEHLKLLEEWLKSYKPEELFDAQGQLIPELAQLAPQGKRRMGDNPHANGGILLRDLKMPDFQEYAIDVTHPGTMFAEATKVTGKFLRDVMKLNQESRNFRIVGPDETVSNRLDAVLEATERTWVAQILPEDDHLSPDGRVMEILSETSCQGWLEGYLLTGRHGLFSCYEAFIHIIDSMFNQHAKWLKTTLDIPWRRPIASLNYLLTSHVWRQDHNGFSHQDPGFIDHVANKKSEIIRVYLPPDANTLLSVTDHCLRSRHYVNVIVAGKQPALQYLDMDAAIKHCTKGIGIWEWASNDQNGEPDVILGCAGDIPTLETLAAVDILRQHFPDLKVRVVNVVDLMTLQPNTEHPHGLSSKDFDTIFTIDKPIIFAFHGYPWLIHRLTYRHTNHNNLHVRGYKEEGTTTTPFDMVVLNDLDRFHLVMDVIDRVPKLGYRAAYVKQKLQDKLIEHKHYIAEYGEDMPEIRDWKWPY; encoded by the coding sequence ATGACCATTACAGCTACTCCACAAACAAAGCCGCTCACAGACGAAGAATTATATCAAATCAACGCTTACTGGCGCGCGGCGAACTACCTTTCTGTAGGACAAATATATCTGCTCGATAATCCCCTCCTCAAAGAACCGCTGAAAATAGAACACATCAAACCCAGGCTTTTAGGTCATTGGGGAACCACACCAGGACTAAATTTAATTTATGTCCACCTCAATCGGGTGATCAAAAAGTATGATTTGAATACCATCTACATTGCTGGGCCTGGTCATGGCGGCCCGGGACTCGTCGCCAACACCTACTTAGAAGGAACTTACAGCGAATATTACCCCAATATTTCCCAAGATACTGAGGGGATGGGAAAACTTTTCAAACAATTCTCTTTCCCTGGTGGTATTCCGAGCCACGCAGCACCAGAAACCCCTGGCTCTATCCACGAAGGTGGCGAACTGGGTTACGCTCTTGTCCATGCTTACGGTGCTGCTTTCGATAATCCTGATTTAATTGTCGCTGCTGTTGTTGGTGATGGTGAAGCGGAAACCGGCGCTTTAGCTGCTAGTTGGCACTCTAACAAGTTTCTTAACCCTGTCCATGATGGTGCGGTACTCCCCATATTACACCTCAATGGTTATAAAATTGCTAACCCGACTTTGCTCTCACGGTTGAGCCATGAAGAGTTAGAAAGTTTATTTGTGGGTTATGGCTATAAACCTTATTTTGTTGAAGGTTCCGACCCCGCAGATGTCCATCAACAATTAGCCGCCGTTTTAGACACAGTAATTGTAGAAATTCAAGGAATCCAAAGAGAAGCCCGTGTCCACGGTTTCACCGCACGTCCTCGCTGGCCGATGATTGTGCTCAGAACCCCCAAAGGTTGGACAGGGCCGAAGGAAGTGGATGGTAAAAAAACTGAAGATTATTGGCGATCGCACCAAGTACCTTTTGGTAATATATCTGGTCAGCCAGAACATCTCAAGCTTTTAGAAGAATGGCTCAAAAGTTATAAACCAGAAGAACTCTTCGACGCCCAAGGTCAACTGATACCAGAACTAGCACAACTAGCGCCCCAAGGCAAGCGTCGCATGGGAGATAATCCCCACGCCAACGGTGGTATTCTGTTGCGGGATTTGAAAATGCCAGATTTTCAAGAATATGCGATCGATGTCACCCATCCAGGGACAATGTTTGCAGAAGCCACCAAAGTTACGGGAAAATTCCTGCGAGATGTGATGAAACTCAACCAGGAAAGCCGCAACTTCCGCATTGTCGGCCCCGATGAAACGGTATCAAATCGCCTCGATGCTGTATTAGAAGCCACAGAGAGGACTTGGGTAGCTCAAATACTCCCAGAAGATGATCATTTATCACCCGATGGGCGCGTCATGGAAATCCTCAGCGAAACTAGCTGTCAAGGATGGTTGGAAGGCTACTTGCTCACAGGTCGTCACGGTTTATTCTCCTGTTATGAAGCCTTTATCCACATCATTGATTCTATGTTCAACCAACACGCCAAATGGTTGAAAACTACCTTAGATATACCTTGGCGCCGACCAATTGCATCTCTTAACTACCTCCTCACCTCCCATGTTTGGCGACAAGACCACAACGGCTTCTCCCACCAAGACCCAGGTTTCATTGATCATGTAGCCAATAAGAAGTCAGAAATTATTCGGGTGTATCTTCCCCCCGACGCCAATACCCTACTATCAGTCACAGACCACTGTCTGAGAAGTCGCCACTACGTTAACGTCATCGTTGCCGGCAAGCAACCAGCACTACAATATCTCGATATGGATGCCGCCATCAAACACTGTACCAAAGGCATCGGTATTTGGGAATGGGCGAGCAACGACCAAAATGGTGAACCTGATGTCATCCTCGGTTGCGCTGGGGATATTCCCACTTTAGAAACCTTAGCCGCTGTAGACATCTTGCGTCAGCACTTCCCAGATTTGAAGGTGCGAGTAGTCAACGTTGTCGATTTAATGACATTGCAACCAAATACCGAACATCCCCACGGTTTAAGTAGCAAAGACTTTGATACCATTTTCACCATCGACAAACCGATTATCTTCGCCTTTCATGGCTACCCCTGGTTAATCCATCGCCTCACCTATCGCCACACAAACCACAATAACTTGCATGTGCGCGGTTACAAAGAAGAGGGAACTACCACCACCCCCTTTGATATGGTTGTCCTCAACGACCTCGACCGCTTCCACTTGGTGATGGACGTTATTGATCGCGTACCTAAATTAGGATATAGAGCCGCTTATGTCAAGCAGAAACTGCAAGACAAGCTGATTGAGCATAAGCACTACATCGCTGAGTATGGCGAAGATATGCCAGAAATTCGTGACTGGAAGTGGCCTTATTAA